From one Bos indicus x Bos taurus breed Angus x Brahman F1 hybrid chromosome 7, Bos_hybrid_MaternalHap_v2.0, whole genome shotgun sequence genomic stretch:
- the GRK6 gene encoding G protein-coupled receptor kinase 6 isoform X2 has product MELENIVANTVLLKAREGGGGNRKGKSKKWRQMLQFPHISQCEELRLSLERDYHSLCERQPIGRLLFREFCATRPELTRCIAFLDGVAEYEVTPDEKRKACGLRLMQNFLSHTGPDLIPEVPRQLVTNCAQRLEEGPCKDLFQELTRLTHEYLSMAPFADYLDSIYFNRFLQWKWLERQPVTKNTFRQYRVLGKGGFGEVCACQVRATGKMYACKKLEKKRIKKRKGEAMALNEKQILEKVNSRFVVSLAYAYETKDALCLVLTLMNGGDLKFHIYHMGQAGFPEARAVFYAAEICCGLEDLHRERIVYRDLKPENILLDDHGHIRISDLGLAVHVPEGQTIKGRVGTVGYMAPEVVKNERYTFSPDWWALGCLLYEMIAGQSPFQQRKKKIKREEVERLVKEVPEEYSEHFSPQARSLCTQLLCKDPSERLGCGGGGAQEVKEHPLFKKLNFKRLGAGMLEPPFKPDPQAIYCKDVLDIEQFSTVKGVELEPTDQDFYQKFATGSVPIPWQNEMVETECFQELNVFGLDGSVPPDLDWKGQPPAPPKKGLLQRLFSRQR; this is encoded by the exons GTGGTGGCGGGAATCGTAAAGGCAAAAGCAAGAAATGGCGGCAGATGCTACAGTTCCCCCATATCAGCCAGTGTGAAGAGCTACGGCTCAGCCTCG AGCGTGACTACCACAGCCTGTGTGAGCGGCAGCCCATTGGGCGCCTGCTGTTCCGAGAGTTCTGCGCCACGAGGCCTGAGCTGACTCGCTGCATTGCCTTCCTGGACGGGGTG gcCGAGTATGAAGTGACCCCTGATGAGAAGCGGAAGGCATGTGGGCTGCGGCTCATGCAGAATTTTCTGAGCCACACG GGTCCTGACCTCATCCCCGAGGTCCCCCGGCAACTGGTGACGAACTGTGCCCAGCGGCTGGAGGAAGGACCCTGCAAAGACCTCTTCCAGGAGCTTACTCG GTTGACCCATGAGTACCTGAGCATGGCCCCTTTTGCCGACTACCTCGACAGCATCTACTTCAACCGTTTTCTGCAGTGGAAGTGGCTGGAAAG GCAGCCAGTGACCAAAAACACCTTCAGGCAGTACCGAGTCCTGGGCAAAGGCGGCTTTGGGGAG GTATGCGCCTGCCAGGTGCGGGCCACAGGCAAGATGTACGCCTGCAAGAAGCTGGAGAAGAAGCGGATCAAGAAGCGGAAAGGGGAAGCCATGGCACTCAACGAGAAGCAGATTCTGGAGAAAGTGAACAGTAGGTTTGTA GTGAGCTTGGCCTACGCCTATGAGACCAAGGATGCACTGTGCCTGGTGCTGACGCTGATGAACGGAGGCGACCTCAAGTTCCACATCTACCACATGGGCCAGGCTGGCTTCCCTGAGGCTCGGGCTGTCTTCTACGCAGCAGAGATCTGCTGTGGCCTGGAGGACCTGCACCGGGAGCGTATCGTGTACAG GGACCTAAAGCCAGAGAACATCCTACTAGATGACCATG GTCACATCCGCATCTCTGACCTGGGGCTGGCTGTGCACGTACCCGAAGGCCAGACGATCAAAGGCCGTGTGGGCACCGTGGGCTACATGG ccccagaggTGGTAAAAAACGAACGGTACACCTTTAGCCCGGACTGGTGGGCACTCGGCTGCCTCCTGTATGAGATGATCGCAGGCCAGTCACCCTTCcagcagaggaaaaagaagatCAAGCGGGAGGAAGTGGAGCGGCTGGTGAAGGAGGTGCCTGAGGAGTACTCCGAGCACTTCTCCCCACAGGCCCGCTCACTCTGCACCCAG CTCCTCTGCAAGGACCCCTCCGAACGCCTGGGGTGTGGTGGGGGCGGCGCGCAAGAAGTGAAGGAGCACCCCCTCTTCAAGAAGCTGAACTTCAAGCGGCTGGGAGCTGGCATGCTGGAACCACCCTTCAAGCCTGAT ccccaggccattTACTGCAAAGATGTTCTGGACATTGAACAGTTCTCAACAGTTAAGGGTGTGGAGCTAGAGCCCACTGACCAGGACTTCTACCAGAAATTTGCCACAGGCAGTGTGCCCATCCCTTGGCAGAACGAG ATGGTGGAGACCGAGTGCTTCCAGGAGCTGAACGTCTTCGGGCTGGATGGCTCAGTTCCCCCAGACCTAGACTGGAAGGGCCAGCCACCAGCACCCCCCAAAAAGGGACTGCTGCAGAGACTCTTCAGTCGCCAG agGTGA
- the PRR7 gene encoding proline-rich protein 7 — MVMSQGTYTFLTCFAGFWLIWGLIVLLCCFCSFLRRRLKRRQEERLREQNLRALELEPLELEGSLAGSPPGLAPPPPPHRGRLEAPAHAHQHVHVHPLLHHGPAQPHAHPHAHHHALPHPPPPHLSVPPRPWSYPRQAESDMSKPPCYEEAVMMAEPPPPYSEVLTDTRGLYRKIVTPFLSRRDSAEKQEQPPPSYKPLFLDRGYTSALHLPSAPRPAPPCPALCLQSDRGRRVFPSWTDSELSSREPLEHGAWRLPVSIPLFGRTTAV, encoded by the exons ATGGTTATGTCCCAGGGCACCTACACGTTCCTCACGTGCTTTGCCGGTTTCTGGCTCATCTGGGGTCTGATCGTCCTACTCTGCTGCTTTTGCAGCTTCCTGCGCCGCCGCCTCAAACGGCGCCAGGAGGAGCGGCTGCGTGAGCAGAACCTGCGCGCCCTTGAGCTGGAGCCCCTTGAGCTTGAGGGCAGCCTGGCAGGGAGCCCCCCGGGCCTGGCGCCCCCGCCACCCCCTCACCGCGGCCGTCTTGAGGCGCCGGCGCACGCCCACCAGCACGTGCACGTGCACCCGCTGCTGCACCACGGGCCCGCGCAGCCACACGCGCACCCGCACGCACACCACCACGCGCTGCCGCACCCGCCGCCGCCGCACCTATCCGTGCCGCCCCGGCCTTGGAGCTACCCCCGCCAAG CGGAATCGGACATGTCCAAGCCTCCGTGCTACGAAGAGGCGGTGATGATGGCCGAGCCGCCGCCGCCCTACAGCGAGGTGCTCACGGACACACGCGGCCTCTACCGCAAGATCGTTACGCCCTTTCTGAGCCGCCGCGACAGCGCGGAGAAACAGGAGCAGCCGCCACCCAGCTACAAGCCGCTCTTCTTGGACCGGGGTTACACGTCGGCTCTGCACCTGCCCAGTGCCCCACGGCCTGCGCCGCCCTGCCCTGCGCTCTGTCTGCAGTCGGACCGCGGCCGCAGGGTCTTCCCCAGCTGGACCGACTCAGAGCTCAGCAGCCGAGAGCCACTGGAGCACGGAGCTTGGCGCCTGCCGGTCTCCATCCCCTTGTTCGGGAGGACTACAGCCGTATAG
- the GRK6 gene encoding G protein-coupled receptor kinase 6 isoform X1, translating to MELENIVANTVLLKAREGGGGNRKGKSKKWRQMLQFPHISQCEELRLSLERDYHSLCERQPIGRLLFREFCATRPELTRCIAFLDGVAEYEVTPDEKRKACGLRLMQNFLSHTGPDLIPEVPRQLVTNCAQRLEEGPCKDLFQELTRLTHEYLSMAPFADYLDSIYFNRFLQWKWLERQPVTKNTFRQYRVLGKGGFGEVCACQVRATGKMYACKKLEKKRIKKRKGEAMALNEKQILEKVNSRFVVSLAYAYETKDALCLVLTLMNGGDLKFHIYHMGQAGFPEARAVFYAAEICCGLEDLHRERIVYRDLKPENILLDDHGHIRISDLGLAVHVPEGQTIKGRVGTVGYMAPEVVKNERYTFSPDWWALGCLLYEMIAGQSPFQQRKKKIKREEVERLVKEVPEEYSEHFSPQARSLCTQLLCKDPSERLGCGGGGAQEVKEHPLFKKLNFKRLGAGMLEPPFKPDPQAIYCKDVLDIEQFSTVKGVELEPTDQDFYQKFATGSVPIPWQNEMVETECFQELNVFGLDGSVPPDLDWKGQPPAPPKKGLLQRLFSRQDCCGNCSDSEEELPARLELPTRL from the exons GTGGTGGCGGGAATCGTAAAGGCAAAAGCAAGAAATGGCGGCAGATGCTACAGTTCCCCCATATCAGCCAGTGTGAAGAGCTACGGCTCAGCCTCG AGCGTGACTACCACAGCCTGTGTGAGCGGCAGCCCATTGGGCGCCTGCTGTTCCGAGAGTTCTGCGCCACGAGGCCTGAGCTGACTCGCTGCATTGCCTTCCTGGACGGGGTG gcCGAGTATGAAGTGACCCCTGATGAGAAGCGGAAGGCATGTGGGCTGCGGCTCATGCAGAATTTTCTGAGCCACACG GGTCCTGACCTCATCCCCGAGGTCCCCCGGCAACTGGTGACGAACTGTGCCCAGCGGCTGGAGGAAGGACCCTGCAAAGACCTCTTCCAGGAGCTTACTCG GTTGACCCATGAGTACCTGAGCATGGCCCCTTTTGCCGACTACCTCGACAGCATCTACTTCAACCGTTTTCTGCAGTGGAAGTGGCTGGAAAG GCAGCCAGTGACCAAAAACACCTTCAGGCAGTACCGAGTCCTGGGCAAAGGCGGCTTTGGGGAG GTATGCGCCTGCCAGGTGCGGGCCACAGGCAAGATGTACGCCTGCAAGAAGCTGGAGAAGAAGCGGATCAAGAAGCGGAAAGGGGAAGCCATGGCACTCAACGAGAAGCAGATTCTGGAGAAAGTGAACAGTAGGTTTGTA GTGAGCTTGGCCTACGCCTATGAGACCAAGGATGCACTGTGCCTGGTGCTGACGCTGATGAACGGAGGCGACCTCAAGTTCCACATCTACCACATGGGCCAGGCTGGCTTCCCTGAGGCTCGGGCTGTCTTCTACGCAGCAGAGATCTGCTGTGGCCTGGAGGACCTGCACCGGGAGCGTATCGTGTACAG GGACCTAAAGCCAGAGAACATCCTACTAGATGACCATG GTCACATCCGCATCTCTGACCTGGGGCTGGCTGTGCACGTACCCGAAGGCCAGACGATCAAAGGCCGTGTGGGCACCGTGGGCTACATGG ccccagaggTGGTAAAAAACGAACGGTACACCTTTAGCCCGGACTGGTGGGCACTCGGCTGCCTCCTGTATGAGATGATCGCAGGCCAGTCACCCTTCcagcagaggaaaaagaagatCAAGCGGGAGGAAGTGGAGCGGCTGGTGAAGGAGGTGCCTGAGGAGTACTCCGAGCACTTCTCCCCACAGGCCCGCTCACTCTGCACCCAG CTCCTCTGCAAGGACCCCTCCGAACGCCTGGGGTGTGGTGGGGGCGGCGCGCAAGAAGTGAAGGAGCACCCCCTCTTCAAGAAGCTGAACTTCAAGCGGCTGGGAGCTGGCATGCTGGAACCACCCTTCAAGCCTGAT ccccaggccattTACTGCAAAGATGTTCTGGACATTGAACAGTTCTCAACAGTTAAGGGTGTGGAGCTAGAGCCCACTGACCAGGACTTCTACCAGAAATTTGCCACAGGCAGTGTGCCCATCCCTTGGCAGAACGAG ATGGTGGAGACCGAGTGCTTCCAGGAGCTGAACGTCTTCGGGCTGGATGGCTCAGTTCCCCCAGACCTAGACTGGAAGGGCCAGCCACCAGCACCCCCCAAAAAGGGACTGCTGCAGAGACTCTTCAGTCGCCAG GACTGCTGTGGAAACTGCAGCGACAGTGAGGAAGAGCTTCCCGCCCGCCTCGAGCTCCCCACCCGCCTCTAG
- the GRK6 gene encoding G protein-coupled receptor kinase 6 isoform X3 has product MQNFLSHTGPDLIPEVPRQLVTNCAQRLEEGPCKDLFQELTRLTHEYLSMAPFADYLDSIYFNRFLQWKWLERQPVTKNTFRQYRVLGKGGFGEVCACQVRATGKMYACKKLEKKRIKKRKGEAMALNEKQILEKVNSRFVVSLAYAYETKDALCLVLTLMNGGDLKFHIYHMGQAGFPEARAVFYAAEICCGLEDLHRERIVYRDLKPENILLDDHGHIRISDLGLAVHVPEGQTIKGRVGTVGYMAPEVVKNERYTFSPDWWALGCLLYEMIAGQSPFQQRKKKIKREEVERLVKEVPEEYSEHFSPQARSLCTQLLCKDPSERLGCGGGGAQEVKEHPLFKKLNFKRLGAGMLEPPFKPDPQAIYCKDVLDIEQFSTVKGVELEPTDQDFYQKFATGSVPIPWQNEMVETECFQELNVFGLDGSVPPDLDWKGQPPAPPKKGLLQRLFSRQRTAVETAATVRKSFPPASSSPPASSPQPGAPPGGWR; this is encoded by the exons ATGCAGAATTTTCTGAGCCACACG GGTCCTGACCTCATCCCCGAGGTCCCCCGGCAACTGGTGACGAACTGTGCCCAGCGGCTGGAGGAAGGACCCTGCAAAGACCTCTTCCAGGAGCTTACTCG GTTGACCCATGAGTACCTGAGCATGGCCCCTTTTGCCGACTACCTCGACAGCATCTACTTCAACCGTTTTCTGCAGTGGAAGTGGCTGGAAAG GCAGCCAGTGACCAAAAACACCTTCAGGCAGTACCGAGTCCTGGGCAAAGGCGGCTTTGGGGAG GTATGCGCCTGCCAGGTGCGGGCCACAGGCAAGATGTACGCCTGCAAGAAGCTGGAGAAGAAGCGGATCAAGAAGCGGAAAGGGGAAGCCATGGCACTCAACGAGAAGCAGATTCTGGAGAAAGTGAACAGTAGGTTTGTA GTGAGCTTGGCCTACGCCTATGAGACCAAGGATGCACTGTGCCTGGTGCTGACGCTGATGAACGGAGGCGACCTCAAGTTCCACATCTACCACATGGGCCAGGCTGGCTTCCCTGAGGCTCGGGCTGTCTTCTACGCAGCAGAGATCTGCTGTGGCCTGGAGGACCTGCACCGGGAGCGTATCGTGTACAG GGACCTAAAGCCAGAGAACATCCTACTAGATGACCATG GTCACATCCGCATCTCTGACCTGGGGCTGGCTGTGCACGTACCCGAAGGCCAGACGATCAAAGGCCGTGTGGGCACCGTGGGCTACATGG ccccagaggTGGTAAAAAACGAACGGTACACCTTTAGCCCGGACTGGTGGGCACTCGGCTGCCTCCTGTATGAGATGATCGCAGGCCAGTCACCCTTCcagcagaggaaaaagaagatCAAGCGGGAGGAAGTGGAGCGGCTGGTGAAGGAGGTGCCTGAGGAGTACTCCGAGCACTTCTCCCCACAGGCCCGCTCACTCTGCACCCAG CTCCTCTGCAAGGACCCCTCCGAACGCCTGGGGTGTGGTGGGGGCGGCGCGCAAGAAGTGAAGGAGCACCCCCTCTTCAAGAAGCTGAACTTCAAGCGGCTGGGAGCTGGCATGCTGGAACCACCCTTCAAGCCTGAT ccccaggccattTACTGCAAAGATGTTCTGGACATTGAACAGTTCTCAACAGTTAAGGGTGTGGAGCTAGAGCCCACTGACCAGGACTTCTACCAGAAATTTGCCACAGGCAGTGTGCCCATCCCTTGGCAGAACGAG ATGGTGGAGACCGAGTGCTTCCAGGAGCTGAACGTCTTCGGGCTGGATGGCTCAGTTCCCCCAGACCTAGACTGGAAGGGCCAGCCACCAGCACCCCCCAAAAAGGGACTGCTGCAGAGACTCTTCAGTCGCCAG AGGACTGCTGTGGAAACTGCAGCGACAGTGAGGAAGAGCTTCCCGCCCGCCTCGAGCTCCCCACCCGCCTCTAGCCCCCAGCCTGGGGCCCCCCCGGGCGGTTGGCGGTAG